Sequence from the Paraburkholderia acidiphila genome:
CGGGTCGCCCTACAAGGCCTCACTCATGGTATCGCTTACCGGTGGGGTTGCCTCGGCTGTGATGATCGCGTCGTCGGTTGACCCGTACGGTGTATATGAAGCGCTGGTCGGCATGGCCGGCTATTCGTTGCTCATCCTGCAGATCTTTACATCGCTTTCGGTGATCGTGTTCTTCCGCCGTAAAGGTGCCAATGTCAGTGTGTGGAAACGGCTATATGCACCAGGCGCGAGCCTTCTCGGTCTTCTCGTTACTGGTTGGGAGGCGACGACGAATATAGACCTTTTGACCGGAGACGTGCATGTCGCGATGTATCTGCTGGCTCTCGTATTCGGTACGCTGATCTTTGGCGTCTTCTACGCTCTTGTTCTTCGCGAGCGGAGCCCAAACATCTATCGCGCAATCGGGCGTCAAAGTCTCTGACGTAGCGCCGTTCTCATGATGTACAAGCAGCCCAGACGCTTAGAGCGATCTGGGCTTTTTTTCTCGGGTATGGCTCGATCGAGAAACGTCAGTAAATCTTAGGCACGTTGCGCCCTTCCAGCAACTTCGTCGCGCCTGAATGAGTGTCCACAAATCCTCAAGGTAGGGTACGGTTGAAGGCACGTGTCGCGCGAAGAAAAAACAATGACGTCGTGCGGTTTGATGGCGCTAACAAAGCTCATATTCCCGCAAGGCGGTGGTCCGAACTATTCAAACGTGTAAATCAAATGGTCCGCTGAGAGTGCCACGGTGTATTGAGACCAGAGACGAGAATTCGAAGCAACGGGTCGGCAGGCTCTTCAAATCTGCCGGCCTTTTTTATTGCGAAAAATCCTAACCCATCAATCAGGGTATACGGTAAGAAAAATCAGCAATATTTAATTTTGACGGCAGCGGGCAAACGTGCATACTGACCCGGGAGTCAAAATATAAGGTTAACCGGTATGTGTCGAGGAGACGGATGTGAAGTTCATCTGTCGTCCGTGATCTCGATGCACACTTGCCCAAGAAAAATAGGTAGTTAACACGCCTGTCATGAAAAGAATACCTACGGTTTCGCTAGCGATTGGAAGTATGTTTTTCTACGTCAGCTCAGTGTTCGCGCAAGGCTCGATGACCCTCTATGGTGTACTTGAGAATGGATTTGACTACGTCAATAACTCGGGCGGGAAACAGGTCTATGCGATGAGAGACGGCACATATACGGGCGTGTACGGAAGCCGATGGGGCATCTGTGGGCAGGAGGACCTCGGCGGGGGATGGAGCGCCCTCACGCGTCTCGAAAATGGCTTCAACATTCCGACCGGAAACCTTGGTCAAGGTGGAAGAATGTTTGGGCGACAGGCATATCTCGGCCTGAGTAACAACAACATCGGTGTAGTGACTGCGGGACGTCAGTACGATTCGATGGTCGACTATTTGCAGTTCGCTACGACGGGCTCCGTTCTTGGATCGTACGCGTCGCACGCTAGCGATATCGACAACCTCAGCAACTCGTACCGTATCGATAACTCTGTCAAATTCACCAGTGCTCTGGCGAATGGCATTCGATTTGGCGGCCTCGTCGCACTGGCCGACAGTGCGACGTCCACATCGCAGAAGCAGGTTCCCGTCTGGAGCGCGGGCGCCGACTATACAGGTCATGGGTTGCGTGCGGGGCTCGCCTATTTCCATGCCGATAACCCTGCCAGCCTCTTTTCCGACGGTGCTCACTATCTGGACAACACCAGCGGATCAGCGATCGGTTCGACCGGTCCCTGGAGCTACGTTGGCAGGCCGTCCAAGGTCGATTCGTTCGGTTTGGGGGCGACATACACAGTCGGAAAATCGACCTTTGCGGCAGTGTTGACGCGGGCCCGGTTCGCCGACGCAAATGGAACGAAGGGCAATGCAACCTTCGACGACGCAGACG
This genomic interval carries:
- a CDS encoding porin codes for the protein MFFYVSSVFAQGSMTLYGVLENGFDYVNNSGGKQVYAMRDGTYTGVYGSRWGICGQEDLGGGWSALTRLENGFNIPTGNLGQGGRMFGRQAYLGLSNNNIGVVTAGRQYDSMVDYLQFATTGSVLGSYASHASDIDNLSNSYRIDNSVKFTSALANGIRFGGLVALADSATSTSQKQVPVWSAGADYTGHGLRAGLAYFHADNPASLFSDGAHYLDNTSGSAIGSTGPWSYVGRPSKVDSFGLGATYTVGKSTFAAVLTRARFADANGTKGNATFDDADVSFRYAVTPAVKVIGGYLYTIGHINYAGYSVKYHRVALGTDYALSKRTDIYFGLFAQQAGGAAKGADLYQGAGTQTSTTDRQFAMRTALVTRF